The Roseibaca calidilacus genome has a window encoding:
- a CDS encoding peptidylprolyl isomerase — translation MAEIKDPENTILMELKDGTVVIELLADVAPGHCARMKELARAGKYDNVVFHRVIDGFMAQTGDVANGNTEVNYNPGRCGTGGSDLPNLKAEFSGVPHDRGTVGAARSQNPDSANSQFFINFNDNHFLNRQYTVYGRVISGMEHVDAITRGEPPATPDKMLSVKVAADA, via the coding sequence ATGGCCGAGATCAAAGACCCCGAAAACACGATCCTGATGGAATTGAAGGACGGGACCGTCGTTATCGAATTGCTGGCCGACGTGGCCCCCGGCCATTGCGCCCGGATGAAGGAACTGGCGCGCGCGGGCAAATACGACAATGTTGTATTTCACCGCGTGATCGACGGGTTCATGGCGCAGACCGGCGACGTGGCCAATGGCAATACCGAAGTGAACTACAACCCCGGCCGCTGCGGCACCGGCGGGTCGGACCTGCCGAACCTGAAGGCCGAATTCTCTGGCGTGCCGCATGACCGGGGCACTGTGGGCGCGGCGCGCTCGCAAAACCCCGACAGCGCCAACAGCCAGTTTTTCATCAACTTCAACGACAACCATTTCCTGAACCGGCAATACACGGTCTATGGCCGGGTAATCTCGGGTATGGAGCATGTCGATGCCATCACGCGCGGCGAACCGCCTGCAACCCCGGACAAGATGCTGTCGGTCAAGGTGGCCGCCGATGCGTGA